A region of the Drosophila subpulchrella strain 33 F10 #4 breed RU33 chromosome 3L, RU_Dsub_v1.1 Primary Assembly, whole genome shotgun sequence genome:
TGAACACATTTCAAGTGGCCCGATGGCCTTTGGCTTCAATCTCCCTGGGAATGTGTGAACTGGGGATTTAGATATTTTTATGGAAATTTCTAGGTTATTTACAAGAACAATGTTGGAATATGAAACCATATCGATTTCCATCAATTAATATAGggtttaatattataatttctGTTGAAAtctattatttctttttttggtcTAAGCTCCTCCAATTTATGTTAATTTATTATATGTATTTGTTATACTATTGAACAAACTTAAGTATATTATAAGCAATAAAGTCATATTTTAGCAAAAGtacttaattaatatttttaaagaccCAAGCCCATTAAGTTGCAACCAATCAGAacttataaaacaaataatgttctaaattaatttccaAAGTATGATAAGCAGTACTTGTAGACGAGCCTTTCAGCATAATAACATCAATCAATTAAACACGTTGACTGTAGACAACCCATTAAAAGGCCATCCTAAATTACCTGTTCGAACCAGATGCATTCGTTGCCCGAGGGCGGGATCCAGAACCTGTTGATCTTAATTTGATTTTCGAATTTCTTTTGGCAAGTACCCAAGGCCAATCCTGAGATCTTGTTGTGGCATCTGAAGAACTGTCGAGTGCCGTAATTATCTCCACCGGAGCTGCTCTGCGTTCTGAGTTTGGTTGCATGTGGAAAATTTTGATTCATGTCAAAAGCAAGACACGAACGCCATTTTCGGCTACCATCTCTGGCTTATTTACcttaataaattcaaaattaaattttctctTAATTGCGAACGAGACGAGGTCGAAGTTGGGGCCCCGGCCAGAACTTGATGGCCGGAGAGAAAGTGATTTCTGGCGTGGCTGCTGCAGTGCCAGCTTGGAATTGGGTCACCTGGTTGATATTGGGTACTGGGCTTGCGGCTCGGGTCTGGGGTCTCGACTTCTCTCGAAGTCGGGCCTGGATCGGGCCAGGCAGCTGGTTATTCGACGGACTCGAACGGCCTCTCGCCCATtgacatttaaattatttgttcgAACCGAAAAAATGCCACCGAACCAGCGTTCGCCGAcgtggttgttgttgtcacGTGATGTCAGCGAGGGGCAAAATACCAATAAGCggaggaaaataataaaagcaaTTTTTCATCTTAACTGACAGTGAAATAAAATACTCTCAGCCGGGCTTATGCAACCAGAGAGCCCAGATCTCGGGCTTAATGGACAATTGGCTTAACGGGAGACAAGAGGCCACGCCCTGACCCCCACCCGGCCCCCGGCCATTCCCTTCACCAAGTGACAGTGACAGCCCCAAGTGGGCCAAAACCCACTCACACTCCCCACAAACATTTGGTAATTAAAACAGGCTCACTCTTTGGCCGGAGGTCGTTCTCTCTATCGTACTATCTAACAAATACGGCCCTGCGATGCCCTTTTCTTTGATGGAGGCCCTATAAAACAGCCCTATAATGTATCAATAATGTCAGGCCACAGAATGTGGTCCGTCCATTGCTTTTGACTCGCTTGTCAGGTGTGTCGGCACGAGCGGCTTTTGTAGGCCCCCTGAACCTCCGCCTCGCCCTTCCACATCTCCCCTGCTCCCCACAAATCTTCGAGGCAGCTGTGCCTGGTCGTAGGTCTCTAAGCCTACTTCTCGAGTTGATTCGCTGATTTAAGCCATAAAACTCTATACCCTACGCTGCTGGGTGTTGTCGATCAAATGAAACCTATttcaatttatatattttttccgacacaaaaatatttgttttaaaaaaaattacttaACTAGTCTTTTTTCTGTTCTTAGTTAAGTGAGGGCTACAATCTATGTATCgcttcaaaatatttttattttaataccatCGATCCTTAGCCCTATACCATCGAAAGAATAAACAGTAAGAAAAGTGCAAATCATgcatttgttttgatttatgAACCATATTAATGTTTGTATATTGAtagttacattttttatttagcaatttaatacaaaaatatcaaagaatGATGCTCACaattatctttaaaaaattattgcaAGCACATTGGAGTGATATGATTACTCGGGTGGGATAGCGAAtaggtttttaaaaataaatcgatAGATTACGTTTTTACACGCTTGTAGGAATAATAGGGCCCAGTTCAAAGGCTGTTATTCAGGGACAATTGCTACTGGCACTTAAAATGTTGCTTAGCTAAAccatattttatatttcagTAAAGTTGTTTAGTGTATTACTTCGCCCCATTCTTTTTATTTCAGAAATATGAAATTACTTTTGCAACACTTTTACAAGTAATATGCCTTGTTGATCAGAGATGGTCAAACAAATTTTATACCGCTTAGCATAGAGTTTATTTTACCTCCCCCCCCTTTCTTTCTCTTTATCTTTTGTGATTCCATTCAGATCGTAAACAAAGGCGCAAAGGTGTCAAACGCCAAAGCTAAAGTcaataaaaatagtttacCCATGGGTGAACATACATAAGCCCATTCGAACTTGTACAAACATATAAATATGCATTTGTGTGCtgtttgtgtttgtgtgcTTGACTATTTACGAGCTTGTTGGTTGTCCACTTTAAACCAGAACAAGGAAAAACTAGCAAATGTATCTGCAAGATACACATATTTTCAGCTTATTGCCAAATGTTTTGTCAGAgctatttacaaaaaaaacaaattcgGAAACTCCAATCCGAACTGAAATTGGGTTGCGACACAGAAATACAAGCCAAAAATGATCTTTCCATGCGGGTCTTTAACATAATTTCCCCTTAACCCGCTGTAAGACGCTCGCATTTGCATAGATTTATTCCATACCGATATGTATAGGTAGCTCTTTATTAGCGAatttattcaatatttttatgaaCAGTTTAGCGCAAGAATGAACCCATTAGGATTCCGTTTTTAGGTGTGGTAAGCTACTTGACTTCATTTTTGCAGAACTAACcgaaacaacaaaacaaatttatgGGATTTCCAGTGTCTTAAATATGGAATGTGCCTCAAACGACAGCTTACCTTTCCAATATTCCCAATTATTATAGCTCTCCTTTTCAACGAATGCAGTGAATAATCCAAATTAGAGTAGTTTTCAAATAGGCACACAAAGTATGATAGACGGCGGTTAAGCTCGACTTAACTGGCAGGCCATCGCCAGCGATTATTCAGTTAATTTGGCTTGCTAACTCAAACTTGGCACAGTGATCGCTTGGCTCTGCCTATCTGGGCCCACTTTGGGAAATTGCTTGCGtgcaattaattaaacaaattgctTTACTTTCACCTACTGCTGAGTTGCGAGCAGCATTGGCATCAGAATCAACATTTGCATGGCATTTCTGCACACTCGCACAGCACTGGCACAACAACACAGACGCACTCACACACGGCTGCagttatttatattttcctcgaattcttttcttttttattttggcaGGTTTTCGGCTAACAGGAAAATTGACTCTGCGAATGTATGCGGACGCTGCCTATATACCGAAAACAACTTTTCGCGCATATTACACGGCCACGCTCAATCGGAGAATCAGAGAATCGGAGCGAGAGAGATGAGGAGACTGAGTCCCAAGCCGAGACAAAACAGCAGCCAACGAGGCGAACCAACCGACCGCTCGCTGGAGAATCGTTCTGCACGGCGAAAAGTCAAAAACACAACTGAGACTTCTTTGGGGAAAAGTATTTTTACAGAGCAACGATCGAGCGATCCAGCGAGCCAGCGATCCACCGAAGGCACGCGCAATAGACGAGGTCTTGGACTCGGACTCAACAGGTCTGGAGTTCGTCTCTCTGCGCATATAGCTCTCGGGGCCTCGGGAGAGCCAGCCACTTTGAGTGAGTATCTCAAACCAGTTGAtcttgttttggtttttttgggCCTGGTTACATTACGACTGCCGACTCCTTCGGCCAGTTCGTGTcctaagtcttttgttttGCGCGCATGGACTGCAAATGCCCGGCCATTATTATCTATGAGTTATTTACGCTCGGCGATTTTGTACTTTTTGTGGGCCCTACTCTCGTTATGGCCGAAACGAAGCTCGTGGGCCTGGCACACGCTGGCCCGAATCGCAGCCGAGGAGCTCGGGCGTAGGAATTTCCATGGCGTCGACAGGTTTGGCTTTGGCCCTCCTCGCCCGCCTTCCGCTTCCCCCTGCAATTTGCACTGCTCGAAGTTGGCTACTGTGCTTCCCCAAATGGCCAAGGAGCGTAGGAGTCGCTAATGGTTCAATGACCAGCAAGGAGCCGAGCCAGAAGCCAAGCGCACTAATCACGGCGACTGCCAGTGGAACGACCTTGTGTGAGTGTATCTTTGAGGGCTGCTTGCCGCACAAACGTCACAGTTTGCCTCGGAATTTATGGCCCAAACTGGGCCCTAAGTTCGGTTTAGTGTGCCATTGTTCTGGTCGGTCCGCCTCACATCTCCCATGACAATCGGCAGAACAAGAAGGCCGCCAAATGGCAAACCAGTCGGCCGTCGGATGCTGTCCTGCCAATGCCCCAACGCACCAGCCACTTGACCAGGCGAAAAACGAGCGGCCAACTGGTTGCAACTGGCCACTTTGCTGCCAAGCATGCGCCAAAGAATTTCGCCAGCGATTTTCGGAATGTCTACAATGCCCAGAGTGTGCAAAGAAAAACATCAACAAAAAATCGCCAGAGAATGAAAACAAAACACGGGAAGACTGGTCCGCCGAAAGGCGCGATGAGTGGGGCGTGGCCAAATTCTGACATGTTCTTGATCGGTTGCGTTAGCAGGGTACATAAATAGTTATATCGCAGATCTGCGTTTTAGCGAAATTTGTATCCAATAAGAGATCTCCGCAATCAGCACTTGAAAAGAGCATGCAGTGGCACTTTAACTCAATATTACAGTTTGGTCACAATGGCTACCTTCTCCAAAATCTAATATTGTTTTTCCACTTCCGCAGTTAAGATTTTCCAAATATTATCTTAATTACACATAGATTCCAATCTATCGCAAACAATGGGCGTTCTAACTGTTTATCTAACCATACCCATTTGAACGGTAATGCGATCCTAACAGAGACTGCGTAAGAGCAAAAACCTTTTCAGATCTTCAGTTCCTATCTGGAACTGATCAACGGGCCACACTTGAGGGATTATAATCGGTCAGGGGCCAGGACGTGTCTCTGGATGGGATGTGACTGGTGTTGTGACAGGCGGAGCGTCCCTCGCTGGGCGCTGCGTTGTTAGGGCATAAATCAACAGGAGACTCGCAACTCGAAACGCACAAGAGCCGCTGCCTCAGGTAGCCGAAGACGACATAAAGTTCCAAACGTCCACCACTGAGCTCAATTAGTGCAGTCGCCTGGGCTCTTTGTGTGCGCTGCATTCTTTGCATGCCAAGGTGGCATTTGATTGATAATTTCGTTACGCCTCGAACATGCCCCACAAAAAATTACAGAAAACGACTGAAACAGAACATggaaaaccaaaaataaaaaatattcaatttgataagtgtgggtTTCCGAAAGCAAAGATTTATGACGTGTTCATGCTGCCTCTTCGATCGTTATAAGGCATAAACCGGCTATTTGTCGCCGTGAGATTCGCTGGGACTCCGAACACCACAGGCTGATGCTAAGTGCCCGCATCTGATGTGGAGATTAGGACCGACAATGagacaattttcatgctacaTATCGgaatgtaaaacatatttgggTTTTCTAAAGCCATAAACCTAACGGGAAAATAACTTACTTCATTGATTTCTAAATTCCCTGTGATATTCGTTAAAAACCCACATTTTGGAAAGAATTCCACTATAATGGTCACATAAAAGGAATAACACCTTGTAATTTGTTTAGATTAAAACATACTTGtatatatttgatattttaaaatggtaaaatttgtaatattatgATTAGTCATAAGAGGGCAATTGGCGTATATCATTTATTGGCAACTACATTGGATTTATTTGAGTACCCCTAAATACGGCACCTACTTATTTAGGCAAAACGTTGGCTTTTAAGATTGATTAGTTAAACTTGAATTTGAAATTCTTCATCTAGGCATAAGTAATGCATAATATAATAACACTTCAATTGGTTAACTACGAGCTACATACAATTTGGGCAAGAGCAAATACTAGTGTAAAATTTGTAGATCAATCCTATATTTGATTTTGGTTAAGAGTAAAATTTGTATGTATCTCATGAATATCACTGAACAGCGACCCAACCCGAATGGTTCCGGAGCGGCAATGTGGAAGATCCCTCAATCCTCTAGGGTCCAGACCCTAGACTTCAAGTTTCAGTTTGCCGTACTTCTGAAACTTGCTGAGAAACTCGTCTCATTTCTTCACTCCGACGTAAGTGGTACTCTTTCCGGTCTTGCGCAGCTGTTCCATTAGCTCGTCGGACGACAGGTTCGACGTCACGCTCACCGTCCGATCCTCCAAGTTAATGTTGACTTTTTCGACCTTATCTGCGGAGTGGCAAAATTCATACTTTAGTTATTAACCGCCGAAAGGAAGGCAACCGCAACTGATAACCGATGGTGGGACTAATAAAAAGTACCATTTAAATTATGCCTAAACTTCTTATCATTTTGTTATTTGCTATATTCATAGGTTTTAAGTATAATTAAGATTCGCAATGAATAAAAAGTTAACgtatcttttttaaatttcttttatattatGCATATCTCTTTAAGTTCTATTGTCATTATGTACATATTTCCATTacaaatttgattttaaagaaatgaAGCTGACTATTTTGGTATATAGCTACATTAAAGGTTTGTAGACAGAAATAAATCAAATTCTAATTTTGTAACAAGAAAATAGGAGTGATTGTTATTTGTCCAGTTTACGTTTACTTGAATTACAGAAGTAAAACAACTCTTGGACGTGGAGTACCCACACACCGTCGATGGTGTAACAGAAATATCTTCGCGAGAAGCTCGGGGAAATGTAGTTAAGTATCAATACAAGTTTCCCTGAATTTTACAGAAAGCGATTTCAATGACACCACCGCGttcaacaataaaaataaagatttaAATAGTTGTTCAATTTCCTTTGTTAACTTTTCCGAAAGACTGTAATAAAACCAAATATTATAGATTACCTAATTTGTCAGTTGAGATTTAAGTTACAACTTTTAACACATCTGAGTCACAAATGTGCTTGTCGGGGAACAATGGCTTTAAATAAGTTCACCCACATATGTACGTATGGCTGTACGTAGCTACCGATAAGAAGGCATCAATTAACCTAATACCTGTCACTAATGCTACGTACCGCCCAATTTGCCCAAGACACGTTCCACGGCGCTGGCACACCCGCCGCAGGTCATTTCCACCTTGAATTCGTGCACCTGTGAAAAGCGGGAAAGTCAAGACGGTGGAAAATGGAAGGTTTAAACACCCCAATCGATTTTAGAGTGTTCTCAAGGAGTGGGACCCACTGGcattctgctgctgctgctgctgtgacTTCTGGAGTCGGTCGTGTGCTTGTACACTTGCGGTAGGTTGAACAGCTTGACGGCTTTTGTCGATGACTTCCGGACGTGGCACACAAAAACCTTTCTTTTGCAGTTAACTTTtgagatatttattttatttgccttTTTAGAGCGACCAAGTATTTCTGTCGTTAAAATATGCCATCAAAGTATCCCCCTAATAAACTAGAAATACTCATCGATAAGGGGGGAAACTTTGATAGAAGTTTAGCGGAGACTCAACCCAATTTGTTATGCCAGTGCTGCCCATTGGCCGAAATTCGTAAGACTCACTGGAAAATATGTGCATATTGGGTTCGAAGTACCGTGTTACAAATTATAGTTAAATGAAAAAACATGTTTGTTTTCGAAAGAAAGTGTAACAAATACACGCCAAAATCTGCTATATTTAACGGTGAAAATAAAATTCTGTTTAATGGATAGCACGATTGTTTCCTTTAGTAGCTATAGGAAATGGGAGCGTTAGTTGAGATTTCGAAAACTATAAGCTTTTACCGCGCCAACACAATAGCCCCTGGCGCCAGGCGATACTTTTAtgaaattgtttaataaattggttaagagtgcctcgactatagCGATTTGAATCAAACAACTagttattataaaataataaagaataTGTTATTTACATTTCTAAAGCTTGCCAAATATGTACGTGCTGTGACCGACACttctaattaaatttaaggTGGCAAAATGTAGTGGGCGTGCTGTTTCTTCGCCCCCCATAGGCTCCTAAACGCGCTTGGGACAGGCGCCGAAGCGATAGACCACCTGGTGGTCGTACAGCTGGCCGGGATTTAGCACGATCGGCGGGAAGTCGCAGTGGTTCATGGCGTCCGGATACTTCGCCGTCTGAAGGGTGAAGGCCCCTTGGCGGACATAGTGGGCCCCGTCCTTGCCCACGTTTGGGATGTCCCCGCAGTCCTCGTCTGGGAGATTGTTGGCCGTGGTGAAATGCAAGCCTGGCTGGTTGGTGTGCACCTCCATGAACCGTCCGCTGCACGGATGCACCACCCTGGCGACCAACTGCACACGGTTGGGCGGAACGTCCACGCAGAAGCTGTTATCGAAGCCGCCCAGCGGGCACGAGCTCACCTGGTTGAGCCGCTTGCCCAGACTGACCAGGCTGGAGAAGTCGTACGGAGTGGTGCGCACGCGCATCAGCTTGCCGGTGGGCAGGAGCTCCTGGTCCACGTCCACGATCTTCTGGGCCTTGATCATCAGCATGTGCTGGTAGAGCGCATCCTTGCCCGCCCCCTGGCCGGCCAGGTTGAAGTAGCTGTGGTTCGAGATGTTCACCGCCGTGGTGGCTTTCGTCCGCGCCTCGATCCGCATCCCAAAGCAGCCCGTCTCGTTCAGCGAGAAGTTAATGTTGGTGGTCAGTTCGCCGGGGTAGCCCTCGTGGCCGTCCGGCGAGATGTGCTGCAAAGTGACCCCGTCCTTGTGCACACCCACCACGTCCCAGATGACGCTGTCGAAGCCCACGAATCCGCCGTGCAGGTGGTTCCGGTCCCGCACATTCCGGCTGACACTCACTTCCTTGCCGCAGAGCTTAAACCGCCCGTGGGCTATCCGGTTGGCCACCCGGCCGACTGTGGCCCCGAAGTAGCTGGGCTGGTTCCGGTAGTAACCTGCCACGTCGTCGTAGCCCAGGCAAACGTCCTCCAGCTTGCCATTGAAGTCCGGCACCTTTAGCGACTGTATGATGGCGCCCATCGTCAGGATAGAAACCGACATCCCGCGCTCGGTGCTCAGCGTGAAGCGCCGCACCCGGTCCGTCTTCTGGGTCATCGGGTTGACGGCGATGCCGAACATGTCCTCGATCACTCGCACCATCCTGACGTGCCTGCAGGGCTGCTGGATTCGGTGAGATTTCGCCAAATGCCTAGAGGAAAATTACTAAAATTTAGACTGCGTTGCTGCGGCGACTTATGTATCTGATAATTTCAAATAGCACACACGCTCTTCTGTCAGGTCCAAGACTACTAAGATCGTGGTGGAGATCATCAATCTGCacaatctgctgctgcttctaggCTGTTTACTATGTTTTGATACGCTTTTCGGTACGTCTTTTCCTTGACTTTTTGCTGGGCTTATTGTTGGGCAGGGCATTCTGCTAGGCTTGTTGCTTAACTTTTTGTTATTACTATTTATCGGCCTTTTGCAAGGCTTCTTCCTGGCTCTAACTGCTAGGCTTGTTACAATTTTTGCTAGGCTTTTTGCGAGGCTTATTGGTAGCCCCATTGCTAGGCTTTTCTGGGGTTTTTG
Encoded here:
- the LOC119553200 gene encoding copper transport protein ATOX1 produces the protein MPVHEFKVEMTCGGCASAVERVLGKLGDKVEKVNINLEDRTVSVTSNLSSDELMEQLRKTGKSTTYVGVKK
- the LOC119553890 gene encoding galactose mutarotase, giving the protein MVRVIEDMFGIAVNPMTQKTDRVRRFTLSTERGMSVSILTMGAIIQSLKVPDFNGKLEDVCLGYDDVAGYYRNQPSYFGATVGRVANRIAHGRFKLCGKEVSVSRNVRDRNHLHGGFVGFDSVIWDVVGVHKDGVTLQHISPDGHEGYPGELTTNINFSLNETGCFGMRIEARTKATTAVNISNHSYFNLAGQGAGKDALYQHMLMIKAQKIVDVDQELLPTGKLMRVRTTPYDFSSLVSLGKRLNQVSSCPLGGFDNSFCVDVPPNRVQLVARVVHPCSGRFMEVHTNQPGLHFTTANNLPDEDCGDIPNVGKDGAHYVRQGAFTLQTAKYPDAMNHCDFPPIVLNPGQLYDHQVVYRFGACPKRV